The Thermoclostridium stercorarium subsp. stercorarium DSM 8532 genome contains a region encoding:
- a CDS encoding ABC transporter permease: MKEKFKKCEGVKMMHSGRDNTTVIKPTSHRGFLYELKNNWQLFLMLLPGVVVLIINNYIPMLGIVIAFKRYRFHGDFISSIIQSEWIGFKNFEFFFKTPYAYQITRNTILYNLAFIILGLIIPVAFAIMMNEITNKKLSKVYQSVMFLPYFLSWIIVSYLAYSFLSIENGFLNRTLLAAFGISPIKWYFEPKYWPFIIIFFQLWKYTGYNTVVYLAAISGIDNEYYEAAEIDGATKFQQIRYITIPLLRSLMIILTLLAVGRIFNADFGLFYHVPRNSGQLYPVTDVIDTYVYRALRNTNNISMAAAAGTYQAIVGCITVFTANFIVRKIDRDKALF; the protein is encoded by the coding sequence ATGAAAGAGAAATTTAAAAAATGTGAAGGGGTTAAGATGATGCATTCGGGAAGGGATAACACTACCGTTATAAAACCAACCTCTCACAGGGGGTTCTTATACGAACTCAAAAACAACTGGCAATTGTTTTTGATGCTGCTTCCGGGCGTGGTTGTACTTATTATAAACAATTACATCCCTATGTTGGGAATTGTTATTGCCTTCAAAAGATACCGCTTCCACGGGGATTTTATAAGCAGCATAATCCAGAGCGAATGGATAGGGTTTAAAAATTTTGAATTTTTCTTTAAAACGCCGTACGCTTACCAGATTACCCGGAACACAATACTGTATAATCTCGCATTCATCATACTCGGTTTAATTATTCCGGTTGCTTTTGCGATCATGATGAACGAAATTACAAACAAAAAATTGTCGAAGGTCTATCAGAGCGTTATGTTTCTGCCCTATTTCCTGTCCTGGATTATAGTAAGTTACCTCGCTTATTCGTTTTTAAGCATTGAAAACGGTTTTCTGAACAGAACCCTGCTGGCGGCTTTCGGCATCAGCCCGATCAAATGGTATTTTGAGCCCAAATACTGGCCGTTTATAATTATTTTCTTCCAGTTATGGAAATATACAGGTTATAATACTGTGGTATACCTGGCGGCTATATCAGGTATAGACAATGAGTACTATGAAGCCGCCGAAATTGACGGGGCGACGAAATTTCAGCAGATAAGATACATAACAATACCGCTGTTGCGCTCACTGATGATAATTCTGACGTTGCTTGCGGTGGGCAGAATTTTTAACGCCGACTTCGGCCTGTTTTACCATGTCCCGAGAAACAGCGGACAGCTTTATCCTGTCACCGACGTTATAGATACCTATGTGTACAGGGCGTTGAGAAACACAAACAATATTTCAATGGCTGCGGCTGCGGGCACGTATCAGGCCATTGTTGGCTGTATTACGGTATTTACCGCGAATTTCATCGTAAGAAAAATCGACCGGGATAAGGCACTGTTTTAA
- a CDS encoding response regulator transcription factor has protein sequence MFKVMIIDDEPIIRKGIKNILNWEKFDCEVCAEASDGEEGKILIEKYRPDILITDIRMPGTDGLKMISEVKALIPDCKIIVLTGYRDFDYVQEALKLGVFDFVLKPSKIEELTTIIHRAVEELKKLKNRAEEFNKLKKLFEQNIPILREKFLYDLMYEIYPNTEEILPRAELLGVKIESFFLLVVEIDTDENKKLSQYEKNLYLFGIVNTFMDVFSDSFSVIDVPLKDRGVAFILQGGNEKEKLHNLISDKCNYLQELLINCFGFTVTVAVSSEGRGIMQLPEKFRECIEALERKFYIGNGTVIFYNDMSGFLKFEDYSVLEEYQKLLLDGIKTGNEAIVMKRIEDIKKYINSLDHLNMEYLKNFYWGIITYINNIRLSVAMASNESKVESINIISLHNMISKSENINELNDLLKEVSLSITAKINNYNNKSIKLILRNALEYIHQHYSEQLTLNDVAEHVYVSPSYLSRMFKKELGKNFVDYLNGLRIEKAKELLMDPKYKTYEVAEIVGIPDAHYFSRLFKKYEGLSPTEYRDASMGE, from the coding sequence ATGTTCAAGGTAATGATTATTGATGATGAGCCGATAATCAGGAAAGGCATTAAAAATATACTGAACTGGGAAAAGTTTGACTGCGAGGTATGCGCCGAAGCCTCGGACGGTGAAGAGGGAAAGATCCTTATTGAAAAATACAGGCCGGATATACTGATAACAGACATACGCATGCCCGGGACCGACGGCCTGAAAATGATAAGCGAAGTAAAGGCTCTGATTCCGGACTGCAAAATAATAGTTCTGACAGGGTACCGGGATTTTGACTATGTGCAGGAAGCGTTGAAGCTGGGAGTTTTTGATTTTGTCCTTAAACCTTCGAAGATTGAGGAACTTACAACAATTATACACAGGGCGGTGGAAGAACTTAAGAAGCTTAAGAACAGGGCTGAGGAATTCAACAAGCTGAAGAAACTTTTTGAGCAGAATATTCCGATACTCAGGGAGAAGTTTCTGTATGATCTGATGTATGAAATATATCCCAATACTGAGGAAATACTGCCGAGGGCCGAGCTTCTTGGAGTAAAAATAGAAAGTTTTTTCCTTCTCGTGGTGGAAATTGATACCGATGAGAACAAAAAATTAAGCCAGTATGAAAAAAATCTGTATCTGTTTGGGATAGTCAATACGTTTATGGATGTGTTTTCAGACAGTTTCAGCGTGATTGACGTTCCGCTGAAAGACAGGGGTGTTGCATTCATCCTGCAGGGAGGAAATGAAAAGGAAAAGCTGCATAATTTAATAAGCGACAAATGTAATTATCTCCAGGAACTTCTTATCAACTGTTTCGGTTTTACCGTAACCGTTGCGGTGAGTTCTGAAGGGCGTGGCATTATGCAGCTTCCCGAGAAATTCCGTGAATGCATTGAGGCGCTGGAGAGAAAATTCTACATAGGAAACGGCACCGTAATTTTTTATAATGATATGAGCGGGTTTTTAAAATTCGAGGATTACTCGGTGCTTGAAGAGTATCAAAAACTGCTGCTTGACGGTATAAAGACAGGAAACGAGGCCATTGTGATGAAAAGAATTGAGGATATAAAAAAGTACATAAACAGCCTGGATCATTTGAACATGGAGTATTTGAAAAACTTCTACTGGGGGATTATTACGTATATAAACAACATACGTCTTTCGGTGGCAATGGCTTCCAATGAAAGCAAGGTGGAAAGCATAAATATCATAAGTCTTCACAACATGATCAGCAAGTCGGAAAACATAAACGAGCTTAATGATCTTCTGAAAGAGGTTTCGCTGAGTATTACGGCCAAAATAAACAATTATAACAACAAGAGCATTAAGCTTATTCTGCGGAATGCGCTTGAGTATATTCATCAGCATTACAGTGAACAGTTGACTCTTAACGACGTCGCAGAGCATGTTTATGTAAGCCCTTCATATCTCAGCAGGATGTTTAAGAAAGAGCTGGGGAAGAATTTCGTGGATTATCTGAACGGGCTGCGTATAGAGAAGGCAAAGGAATTACTTATGGATCCTAAATACAAGACCTATGAAGTTGCGGAGATTGTTGGAATTCCCGACGCCCATTATTTTTCACGTCTGTTTAAGAAATATGAAGGTTTGTCCCCGACCGAATACAGGGATGCCTCAATGGGTGAATGA
- a CDS encoding sensor histidine kinase encodes MKDMCFNAARHTNNILWGTVKQLKNRIVRFYKNLSIKKKLLLAFYIQIIIPMIFMGFLSYRNFAETINRMSMNYARDLLQMIELRFEDFLTNLSVISQDLLYDKTIYNALISKYIEDPILDYEIDNEISNTMKKIILSRPEVQAIAVVGNNGKFYYADDNSSTSSIKNILPYEKVLEKARKAQGKVTWYTDSSNGVVNYIYLVRTIYHQDTFEEIGLQAILVDKDFIKTVFDGLTRSMQNIVILSDGYDLIAARNSDSGYFIDGTSFGRLENERDSKIDRNINALVSYITVSGTGWKVITYVPLNVLYRDAYALRRNLLLLCIVTAIILSAFNLAIAMSFINPINRLVKGMKMVQKDNRIVYIDDEREDEIGFLNKTFNEMSREINHLVNWVYREQITRKEAELKALQAQINPHFLFNTLESINWMAMLNNVPEISEAVTDLSDLLEASIGRGDRLITVEEEFMYSDKYISIIKRRFEDKIEFRKEILNGAGKIKIPRLLIQPLVENAVYHGIDKLRGKGEILLKAYLEGERLVIIVMDTGPGIDSAELDALNRRLSMDNDTYFKNLSTEKRQSIGIENVNRRIKLFYGDNYGLKIESEKGKYTRVIVNIPANVESAEGYYVQGNDY; translated from the coding sequence ATGAAGGACATGTGTTTCAACGCGGCAAGGCATACCAATAACATTTTGTGGGGTACGGTGAAACAGTTGAAAAACAGAATAGTCAGGTTCTATAAGAATTTGTCCATAAAGAAAAAACTTCTGCTGGCCTTTTACATTCAAATTATAATCCCTATGATTTTTATGGGCTTTTTAAGCTACAGAAATTTTGCCGAGACAATTAACCGAATGTCAATGAATTATGCAAGGGATTTGCTGCAGATGATTGAACTGCGTTTTGAGGATTTCCTCACAAACCTGAGTGTAATTTCCCAGGACCTTTTGTATGACAAAACAATCTACAACGCCCTGATTTCAAAATATATAGAAGATCCCATTCTGGATTACGAGATTGACAACGAAATAAGCAATACAATGAAGAAAATAATACTGTCGCGGCCTGAGGTTCAGGCGATAGCGGTGGTTGGAAACAACGGAAAATTCTATTACGCCGATGACAATTCTTCAACCAGCAGTATAAAAAACATCCTTCCTTATGAAAAGGTACTGGAAAAAGCCAGAAAAGCCCAGGGAAAAGTTACATGGTATACCGACAGCAGTAATGGCGTTGTAAATTATATATACCTCGTGAGGACGATATACCACCAGGACACGTTTGAGGAAATAGGGCTGCAGGCCATACTGGTGGACAAGGATTTTATAAAAACCGTTTTCGACGGGCTTACACGGAGCATGCAGAATATTGTCATTCTTTCTGACGGTTATGATTTGATAGCCGCGAGAAACAGTGATTCCGGCTATTTTATCGACGGAACTTCTTTCGGAAGGCTGGAAAATGAAAGGGATTCGAAAATTGACAGGAATATCAACGCTCTGGTATCGTACATAACCGTAAGCGGAACGGGGTGGAAAGTGATAACATATGTTCCGCTGAACGTGCTGTACCGGGATGCCTATGCGCTGAGAAGGAACCTGCTGCTTTTGTGTATTGTAACCGCCATTATTTTGTCGGCGTTCAACCTGGCGATTGCAATGAGTTTTATAAATCCGATTAACCGGCTCGTAAAGGGTATGAAAATGGTTCAGAAGGACAACCGTATTGTATATATAGACGACGAGAGGGAAGACGAAATAGGATTTTTAAATAAAACCTTCAATGAGATGTCGCGGGAAATAAATCATCTGGTGAACTGGGTGTACAGAGAGCAGATTACGAGAAAGGAAGCCGAGCTGAAGGCGCTTCAGGCCCAGATAAATCCGCATTTCCTGTTTAACACACTGGAATCCATAAACTGGATGGCAATGCTGAACAATGTACCCGAGATAAGTGAAGCGGTTACCGACCTGTCCGATTTGCTGGAGGCCAGTATCGGAAGGGGAGACAGGCTTATTACCGTCGAAGAGGAGTTTATGTATTCGGATAAATACATATCCATTATCAAAAGAAGGTTTGAGGACAAAATCGAATTTAGGAAGGAAATCCTTAACGGGGCGGGAAAGATAAAAATCCCAAGGCTTTTGATACAGCCCCTTGTGGAGAACGCCGTGTACCACGGCATTGACAAACTGCGCGGAAAGGGCGAGATTTTGCTGAAAGCATATCTGGAAGGGGAAAGACTGGTGATTATAGTCATGGATACCGGGCCCGGCATTGACAGTGCCGAGCTGGACGCTTTGAACAGAAGGCTTTCTATGGACAATGACACCTATTTCAAGAACCTGAGTACCGAAAAAAGGCAAAGCATAGGAATAGAAAATGTCAACCGCAGAATAAAGCTGTTTTACGGTGACAATTACGGCCTTAAAATAGAGAGCGAGAAGGGAAAATATACAAGGGTAATAGTAAATATTCCGGCCAATGTGGAATCGGCGGAGGGGTATTATGTTCAAGGTAATGATTATTGA
- a CDS encoding ABC transporter substrate-binding protein — MKKNKWLVAAAAAVLSLSVTSCTNLRYNASPVMSEEQEKVRLRFISSWGGVDSKAETLQEIFVRFTNENPNIEIINESLFGEDFLPKIKTDFASGNNPDVFGIWPGSDIRALIQAGKVADLTGLMEENPEWLRLFKSSMLKYTTYDGKLYGLPFEIIFEALFINRDLFEKYNVPIPATFEELKDAVKIFRENDIVPIAYNSLAEGTYLYQNMVALLAGKEIAENPLHPEFGNYYKKAMSYMQELYRIGAFPDDAFTMTNHERNTMFLEKKAAMIVQGSWFIGNIPPDDETVDIVYFPYFSNGNAPPKTLIYGLGNGCFYISSETYNDDTKRDAAVSLLRFLTSKETAAEFARQTGMISCVDIRDYSIDYNALTGKAQILVNNSRQFIGPPDHFIDRTVWEEVIVPGIPYVLEGKMEIDELYDKAVKAGLLSN, encoded by the coding sequence ATGAAAAAAAATAAATGGCTGGTGGCAGCAGCGGCGGCCGTTTTATCCCTGTCGGTTACTTCCTGTACGAACCTGAGATATAATGCCTCTCCCGTAATGTCGGAGGAGCAGGAAAAAGTCAGGCTACGCTTTATCAGCAGTTGGGGTGGGGTCGATTCAAAAGCCGAAACGCTGCAGGAAATATTCGTCCGTTTCACCAATGAAAACCCCAATATAGAAATAATAAATGAATCTCTTTTCGGTGAAGATTTTCTTCCAAAAATAAAAACCGACTTTGCTTCGGGAAATAATCCCGATGTATTCGGAATATGGCCGGGCTCGGACATAAGAGCCCTTATTCAGGCGGGAAAGGTAGCAGATTTGACTGGTCTTATGGAGGAAAATCCCGAATGGTTAAGGTTATTTAAAAGCAGTATGCTGAAATACACCACTTATGACGGAAAACTGTATGGCCTGCCTTTTGAAATCATTTTTGAAGCCCTGTTTATTAACAGAGATCTTTTTGAGAAGTATAACGTGCCAATTCCCGCTACTTTCGAGGAGCTAAAGGACGCGGTGAAAATATTCCGTGAGAATGATATAGTTCCTATTGCCTATAACTCCCTTGCCGAAGGTACATATCTGTATCAGAACATGGTTGCCCTTCTTGCGGGAAAGGAAATTGCCGAAAACCCCCTTCATCCTGAATTTGGAAATTATTATAAGAAGGCAATGTCGTATATGCAGGAGCTTTACAGGATTGGCGCGTTCCCTGATGATGCATTTACAATGACAAACCATGAAAGAAACACAATGTTTCTGGAGAAAAAAGCCGCAATGATTGTGCAGGGGTCATGGTTTATCGGAAACATACCGCCAGACGACGAGACCGTTGATATTGTATATTTTCCGTATTTCAGCAACGGGAATGCGCCCCCCAAGACGCTGATTTACGGCCTTGGCAACGGATGTTTTTATATAAGCTCCGAAACTTATAATGACGACACGAAAAGGGATGCCGCCGTCAGTCTGCTAAGGTTTTTAACGTCAAAGGAAACCGCTGCTGAATTTGCAAGGCAGACGGGCATGATAAGCTGTGTTGATATAAGGGATTACAGTATTGATTACAACGCTCTCACAGGAAAAGCCCAGATACTCGTTAACAACAGCAGGCAGTTTATAGGTCCTCCTGACCACTTTATCGACAGAACGGTCTGGGAAGAGGTTATTGTTCCGGGAATTCCGTATGTTCTTGAAGGGAAAATGGAAATTGACGAACTGTATGACAAGGCGGTGAAGGCGGGCTTGTTGTCCAATTAG
- a CDS encoding [Fe-Fe] hydrogenase large subunit C-terminal domain-containing protein, which yields MENSFSDFQRKRMIIFGELVKRYWNGRLNDVEDLNELTDEIKEQYGFRDEDRAFIMDHIRIAMGLDPTGEDVFRNELELVKNFNVVNKPVIARIDGPCEYCDENSRTCRDTCLFESHVYRRSQGPVIVNDKCVTCGRCVTACDFGALADKIEFIPVIELLKEKKNPVFVVVAPAIAGQFGDDVTLGQLRSAFKLMGFTDMIEVAMFADILTIKEAFEFNHLVKTTEDFFLTSCCCPVWFNMTKKNYSELYKHMSPSVSPMIASGRILKKLYPDCRVVFIAPCIAKKAEIKEEELKGAIDFVINFRELKEIFNALQINPAELPGEEKDQGSLGGRLYARTGGVSFSVKTVVNRINPSRLIKLKAKKVDGAANCKKILDELSGGGVRDYNFIEGMGCVGGCVGGPRTIIDVDKATQIVNEVAEDSIIMTPFDNLNVMKILRQLGINKIEEIMENPEVVKLLTRE from the coding sequence ATGGAGAACAGTTTTTCAGATTTTCAGCGCAAAAGGATGATTATTTTCGGTGAGCTTGTAAAAAGGTATTGGAACGGCCGGCTGAATGACGTGGAGGATCTCAATGAACTGACCGACGAAATAAAGGAACAATACGGTTTCCGCGATGAAGACAGGGCGTTTATCATGGATCACATACGGATTGCGATGGGCCTTGATCCCACCGGTGAAGATGTTTTCAGGAATGAACTTGAGCTTGTAAAAAATTTTAACGTTGTGAATAAGCCTGTAATTGCAAGGATTGACGGCCCGTGTGAATACTGTGATGAAAACTCACGAACCTGCAGGGATACATGTCTGTTTGAATCCCATGTATACAGAAGAAGCCAGGGGCCGGTTATTGTAAACGACAAGTGCGTTACATGCGGAAGATGCGTTACCGCCTGTGATTTCGGCGCTCTGGCCGACAAAATTGAATTCATACCCGTAATTGAGCTTTTAAAAGAGAAAAAAAATCCGGTTTTTGTTGTGGTTGCCCCTGCCATTGCGGGACAGTTTGGGGATGACGTTACATTGGGACAGCTCCGCAGCGCTTTTAAATTAATGGGCTTTACCGACATGATTGAGGTTGCAATGTTTGCAGATATCCTCACCATTAAGGAGGCATTTGAATTCAACCATTTGGTTAAGACCACCGAGGATTTTTTCCTCACAAGTTGTTGCTGCCCTGTATGGTTCAATATGACAAAGAAAAATTACAGTGAGTTATACAAGCATATGTCCCCGTCGGTATCCCCGATGATAGCTTCAGGAAGAATACTTAAAAAGCTTTATCCTGACTGCCGTGTGGTGTTTATTGCGCCATGCATTGCAAAGAAGGCTGAAATAAAGGAAGAAGAGCTGAAAGGCGCAATAGACTTTGTTATAAACTTCAGAGAACTGAAGGAAATTTTTAATGCGCTGCAAATAAATCCCGCCGAACTGCCCGGAGAGGAGAAGGATCAGGGCTCTCTCGGCGGAAGGCTCTACGCCAGAACGGGAGGGGTAAGTTTTTCGGTAAAGACGGTTGTCAACAGGATCAACCCCAGCAGGCTGATAAAGTTAAAGGCGAAAAAAGTGGACGGTGCGGCAAACTGTAAAAAAATACTGGATGAACTGTCCGGCGGAGGGGTTCGCGACTATAATTTCATAGAGGGCATGGGCTGCGTCGGAGGCTGCGTCGGCGGGCCGAGAACAATTATCGATGTGGATAAGGCAACTCAGATTGTTAATGAAGTCGCCGAAGATTCGATTATCATGACGCCCTTTGATAATCTGAACGTAATGAAAATTTTAAGGCAACTTGGAATAAACAAAATAGAGGAGATAATGGAAAACCCCGAGGTTGTAAAATTGCTTACAAGGGAGTGA
- the rbr gene encoding rubrerythrin, producing MKSLKGTKTAENLLKAFAGEGQARNRYTYYAAIAEKEGYKQISNIFLETADHEKEHAKRFFQYLVDGFKDELPTHVTITEASYPVAMGTTLENLKAAAAGEYEEWHDLYAHFAEVAEQEGFPEVAHTFRMVCVSEKMHEARYKKLAENIEKGIVFVRDGKVYWKCINCGYIHEGTEPPQKCPSCGYPKGYFELFVENY from the coding sequence ATGAAGTCACTGAAAGGCACAAAAACTGCAGAAAACTTGCTTAAAGCATTTGCCGGCGAGGGTCAGGCCAGAAACAGGTACACCTATTATGCAGCCATAGCCGAGAAAGAAGGTTATAAGCAAATCAGCAACATTTTCCTCGAGACCGCCGATCATGAAAAGGAGCATGCAAAAAGGTTTTTCCAGTATCTTGTTGACGGGTTTAAGGATGAGTTGCCGACCCATGTTACCATCACCGAGGCAAGTTATCCTGTGGCCATGGGCACCACACTGGAAAACCTGAAAGCCGCCGCTGCCGGTGAATATGAAGAATGGCATGACTTATATGCCCACTTTGCAGAAGTCGCCGAACAGGAAGGATTTCCGGAAGTGGCCCATACTTTCAGAATGGTTTGCGTATCCGAAAAAATGCATGAGGCAAGATACAAGAAACTTGCTGAAAATATTGAAAAGGGCATAGTGTTTGTGAGGGACGGCAAGGTTTACTGGAAGTGCATTAACTGCGGTTATATTCATGAAGGTACCGAGCCGCCGCAGAAATGTCCGTCATGCGGTTATCCGAAGGGCTATTTTGAACTGTTTGTTGAGAATTATTAA
- a CDS encoding GDSL-type esterase/lipase family protein — translation MENYENGLPSVNASKKVCGMISRFIDAVTSLYKKQVDNAFVELNKSAKPGSIVFVGDSITDFFRLNEFFHGAYVINRGISGDTTDGVLKRLNESVFELQPSKVFLLIGTNDIGGNKSDGHIVRNIGEIIDRIREKCPETRIYLQSIYPVSKAGHKKIRKYIVGKRNNEKIRRINEALKEMAKQKGVEYIDVYSHLIDEEGNLRLEYTVEGLHLTVEGYRICAEVLRPYVFGIK, via the coding sequence GTGGAAAATTATGAAAACGGCTTACCCTCAGTGAATGCATCCAAAAAGGTGTGCGGGATGATATCAAGATTTATTGATGCGGTCACCAGTCTTTATAAGAAACAGGTTGACAATGCGTTCGTTGAGCTGAATAAAAGTGCGAAACCCGGCAGCATTGTGTTTGTCGGAGATTCCATTACCGATTTTTTCAGGCTGAACGAATTTTTTCACGGTGCTTACGTGATTAACCGGGGCATTAGCGGGGATACAACTGACGGCGTGCTTAAACGGCTTAACGAAAGTGTTTTTGAACTTCAGCCCTCAAAAGTTTTTCTTCTGATCGGAACGAATGACATTGGCGGCAATAAAAGCGATGGACATATTGTACGCAATATTGGAGAGATAATAGACCGGATTCGGGAAAAGTGCCCCGAAACCCGGATTTATCTCCAGTCGATTTATCCCGTGTCAAAGGCAGGGCATAAAAAAATCAGGAAATATATCGTCGGAAAAAGAAACAATGAGAAAATACGCCGTATAAATGAAGCCCTGAAAGAGATGGCAAAGCAAAAAGGTGTTGAATATATTGATGTGTACAGCCATCTCATTGATGAAGAAGGCAATCTGAGGCTGGAATACACTGTTGAGGGGCTGCATCTTACCGTTGAAGGCTACAGGATCTGTGCCGAAGTTTTAAGGCCTTACGTTTTCGGGATTAAATAA
- a CDS encoding amidohydrolase: MLIINGKIYTMAERQDSQSETLKYENGYILVKNGKIQDIGPMDECPGDSEIIDAKGRFVLPGLVDAHTHVGMIEDSVGFEGDDVNEMTEPVTPHLRAIDGIYHADRSFEEARQWGVTTVLSGPGSANVIGGQFAALKTNGRSVDEMILKAPCALKVAFGENPKSVYHEKNHTPSTRMATAAILREQFYKAKEYMEEWEEYRKDKENNDKPEFDIRLEALIPALKGEMIVKMHAHRADDILTAIRIAKEFNLKITIDHCTEGYLIADILKENNVRVILGPLLTDRSKIELRNQSLAAPGILAKAGIPVAIMTDHPCVPIQHLLLCAALAVREGMPEEDALKAITINAARAGGIDDRVGSLEKGKDADIVIFSGHPFEYKTKVDMTIINGKIVYARE, encoded by the coding sequence ATGCTTATAATTAACGGAAAAATATATACAATGGCTGAAAGACAGGATTCTCAGTCCGAAACACTCAAATATGAAAACGGCTATATACTGGTGAAAAACGGTAAGATTCAGGATATAGGCCCGATGGATGAATGCCCGGGCGACAGCGAGATTATTGATGCAAAGGGAAGGTTTGTTTTGCCCGGGCTTGTGGATGCTCATACCCATGTGGGCATGATAGAAGACTCGGTTGGCTTTGAAGGTGATGACGTTAACGAGATGACCGAGCCCGTTACACCCCATTTGCGGGCAATAGACGGCATATACCACGCCGATCGCTCATTTGAGGAAGCCAGACAGTGGGGGGTAACAACCGTTCTCAGCGGCCCCGGCAGCGCAAATGTAATAGGCGGGCAGTTTGCCGCGCTGAAAACTAACGGTCGTTCTGTGGACGAGATGATTTTAAAGGCGCCCTGCGCGCTTAAGGTTGCCTTTGGCGAAAATCCGAAAAGCGTTTATCATGAAAAAAACCATACGCCCAGCACGAGAATGGCAACGGCGGCCATTCTGAGAGAACAGTTTTACAAGGCAAAAGAATATATGGAGGAATGGGAAGAATACAGGAAGGACAAGGAAAACAACGACAAACCCGAGTTTGACATCCGCCTTGAGGCGCTTATTCCCGCTCTCAAAGGTGAGATGATTGTGAAGATGCACGCCCACAGGGCCGATGATATCCTCACCGCCATCCGTATCGCGAAGGAGTTTAATTTGAAAATAACAATTGATCACTGCACAGAAGGTTATTTAATTGCAGATATCCTGAAGGAGAATAACGTGAGGGTCATCCTGGGACCGCTGCTTACCGACAGGTCGAAGATAGAACTGAGGAATCAGAGCCTGGCTGCGCCGGGAATTCTTGCGAAAGCGGGGATACCTGTGGCGATAATGACCGATCACCCGTGCGTTCCAATTCAGCATCTGCTTTTATGTGCGGCACTGGCGGTAAGGGAAGGAATGCCCGAGGAGGACGCCCTGAAAGCCATAACCATAAATGCCGCCAGGGCGGGAGGAATAGACGACCGGGTAGGAAGCCTTGAGAAAGGAAAAGACGCCGATATTGTTATCTTCAGCGGCCATCCTTTTGAATATAAGACAAAGGTTGATATGACAATAATAAATGGTAAGATTGTTTATGCGCGGGAATAG